A part of Populus alba chromosome 8, ASM523922v2, whole genome shotgun sequence genomic DNA contains:
- the LOC118055885 gene encoding DEAD-box ATP-dependent RNA helicase 36: MEEQQQEKTHVVDSNFPLFSKTPKRPKLQKTQNPDESPEIPKLEKEVSSNPSNPDSAAAKTTLFSDLGLSEWALQTCKELGMKNPTQVQSHCIPKILSGRDVLGLAQTGSGKTAAFALPILHRLAEDPFGVFALVMTPTRELAYQLAEQFRAFGSCLHLRCAVVVGGMDLLTQAKTLMGRPHVIIATPGRIKVLLENPDISPVFSRTKFLVLDEADRLIDVGFQEELRVVFKCLPKSRQTLLFSATMTSELQTLLELSENKAYFYEEYEGFKTVDTLNQQYIQMPKNVKEVYLVYILSKMEEMGIRSAIIFVSACSTCRLLSSLLKELDHEPATLYSLESQSSRLASLHRFKSGQASILIATDLASRGLDIPTVDLVINYDLPRDPTDYVHRVGRTARAGREGLAVSLVAQHDGKLMKAIEAEVGKQFEKFEYKENEVLSDITKVYKARRVAKMKMMDDGFDELVKERKKQKQKSLAEKGLLKNKKRKRKSKDMSS; this comes from the exons ATGGAGGAGCAGcaacaagaaaaaacacatgTAGTTGACAGCAACTTCCCACTCTTCTCTAAAACCCCTAAACGCCCCAAACTCCAGAAAACCCAAAACCCTGATGAAAGCCCTGAAATCCCCAAACTCGAAAAAGAAGTCTCCTCAAACCCTAGTAACCCCGACTCCGCCGCCGCCAAAACCACTTTGTTTTCTGACCTTGGCCTCTCCGAATGGGCACTTCAAACCTGCAAAGAACTTGGTATGAAGAACCCAACACAAGTACAATCCCACTGCATCCCCAAAATCCTCTCAGGCCGGGATGTTTTAGGCCTGGCCCAAACTGGGAGCGGCAAGACGGCAGCTTTTGCTTTGCCGATCCTCCACCGCTTAGCTGAAGACCCATTTGGGGTTTTTGCTCTTGTGATGACACCAACCAGAGAATTGGCTTACCAATTGGCAGAGCAGTTTCGTGCTTTCGGTTCTTGTTTGCATTTGAGGTGTGCTGTTGTTGTTGGGGGTATGGATTTGTTGACTCAAGCTAAAACCTTGATGGGGAGACCCCATGTTATTATTGCTACGCCGGGAAGAATTAAGGTTCTGTTGGAGAATCCTGATATTTCTCCTGTTTTCTCTCGAACcaag ttTCTAGTTTTGGATGAAGCTGATAGGTTGATTGATGTTGGATTTCAAGAGGAATTAAGAGTGGTGTTCAAGTGCTTGCCGAAAAGTAGGCAAACTTTGCTTTTTTCTGCCACAATGACAAGTGAATTGCAAACGTTGCTTGAGCTTTCTGAAAATAAGGCTTACTTTTATGAGGAATATGAGGGTTTCAAGACGGTTGACACTCTTAACCAACAGTATATTCAGATGCCCAAGAATGTGAAGGAGGTTTATCTTGTTTACATTTTGTCCAAAATGGAAGAAATGGGAATTCGATCTGCCATAATATTTGTCTCTGCCTGCAG CACTTGTCGCCTTTTGAGTTCATTACTGAAAGAGCTTGATCATGAACCTGCAACATTGTACTCACTTGAATCCCAGTCGTCTAGGCTTGCTTCATTACATCGGTTCAAATCGGGACAAGCTTCTATATTAATTGCTACCGATCTTGCTAGTCGTGGTTTGGACATTCCTACTGTTGATCTTGTTATCAATTATGATCTTCCAAG GGATCCTACAGATTATGTTCATCGTGTAGGGCGTACTGCAAGAGCAGGCAGGGAAGGGCTGGCTGTGAGTTTAGTTGCTCAG CATGATGGAAAACTCATGAAAGCTATAGAAGCTGAAGTTGGAAAACAGTTCGAGAAATTCGAGTATAAAGAGAATGAGGTCCTTTCCGATATTACAAAG GTTTACAAGGCTAGACGTGTCGCAAAAATGAAGATGATGGATGACGGCTTTGATGAGCTAGTAAAAGAACggaaaaaacagaaacagaaatcCCTAGCAGAGAAGGGATTGTTGAAGAataagaagagaaagaggaaaAGTAAGGATATGTCGAGCTGA